From a single Ascaphus truei isolate aAscTru1 chromosome 2, aAscTru1.hap1, whole genome shotgun sequence genomic region:
- the CHCHD7 gene encoding coiled-coil-helix-coiled-coil-helix domain-containing protein 7: MPRNMKMRDHDINPCLKETDASSKCLDDNHYAKDMCSSYFIKYKNCRKFWNAMMVQRRRDGVKPHMPTEEERKRILESLDRVPY; this comes from the exons ATGCCTAGAAATATGAAGATGAGGGACCATGACATAAATCCATGTCTGAAG GAAACCGACGCTTCTTCAAAGTGCTTGGATGATAATCACTATGCAAAGGATATGTGCTCTTCTTACTTTATTAAATACAAGAACTGCAGAAAGTTTTGG AATGCGATGATGGTACAAAGGAGAAGAGATGGCGTAAAACCCCACATGCCaacagaagaagaaagaaaaaggatCTTGGAATCACTAGATAGA